The following coding sequences lie in one Rutidosis leptorrhynchoides isolate AG116_Rl617_1_P2 chromosome 6, CSIRO_AGI_Rlap_v1, whole genome shotgun sequence genomic window:
- the LOC139852048 gene encoding mitogen-activated protein kinase 3-like encodes MADASGGSDFPAVATHGGQFIKYNIFGNEFEITNKYRPPIMPIGRGAYGIVCSMLNSETNEMVAVKKIANAFDNYMDAKRTLREIKLLRHLDHENIIAIKDIIPPPVRREFTDVYITTELMDTDLHQIIRSNQNLSEEHCQYFLYQLLRGLKYIHSANVIHRDLKPSNLLLNANCDLKICDFGLARTSAENDFMTEYVVTRWYRAPELLLNSSDYTAAIDVWSVGCIFMELMNKKPLFPGKDHVHQMRLLTELLGTPTESDLRFIRNEDAKRYLAQLPQHPRQSLSMMFPHVHPSAIDLVDKMLTMDPTKRITVEAALDHPYLARLHDVADEPICSDPFSFVFEQQVLGEEQIKDLIYEEALAHNPGFV; translated from the exons ATGGCAGACGCAAGCGGAGGTTCTGATTTTCCGGCAGTAGCAACTCACGGAGGTCAATTCATCAAATACAACATATtcggtaatgaatttgaaatcacTAACAAATATCGTCCTCCAATTATGCCTATTGGTCGTGGTGCTTATGGAATCGTATG TTCGATGTTGAACTCTGAGACAAATGAAATGGTTGCTGTTAAGAAGATTGCTAATGCTTTTGATAATTACATGGATGCTAAGCGGACTCTTCGTGAGATTAAACTTCTCAGACATTTGGATCATGAAAAT ATAATAGCTATAAAAGATATAATCCCACCACCCGTACGAAGAGAGTTTACAGATGTCTACATTACCACTGAGCTTATGGATACCGATCTTCACCAAATTATCCGCTCTAATCAGAACTTATCTGAGGAGCATTGTCAG TACTTTTTGTATCAGCTGCTAAGAGGTTTAAAGTACATTCACTCTGCGAATGTCATTCATAGAGACCTCAAGCCTAGTAATTTACTGCTAAATGCAAATTGTGATCTCAAGATTTGTGATTTCGGACTTGCTAGAACCAGTGCTGAGAATGATTTTATGACTGAGTATGTTGTGACTAGATGGTATAGGGCCCCTGAGCTGCTACTAAACTCTTCAGATTATACAGCTGCCATTGATGTCTGGTCTGTTGGTTGCATCTTCATGGAACTCATGAACAAGAAGCCCTTGTTTCCGGGCAAGGATCATGTCCATCAAATGCGCCTCTTAACAGAG CTTCTTGGTACACCAACGGAATCTGATCTTCGATTCATACGGAACGAAGATGCGAAAAGGTATCTTGCTCAGCTCCCTCAACATCCTCGCCAGTCATTATCCATGATGTTCCCACACGTTCATCCATCAGCCATCGATTTAGTGGACAAAATGTTAACAATGGATCCAACTAAACGAATCACAG TTGAAGCTGCATTAGATCACCCTTACCTTGCTAGACTACACGATGTAGCTGATGAACCAATCTGTAGTGATCCCTTTTCATTCGTATTCGAGCAACAAGTTCTTGGTGAAGAACAAATTAAGGACTTGATATACGAGGAGGCATTAGCACACAACCCTGGGTTTGTTTAA